The following coding sequences lie in one Myxococcus xanthus genomic window:
- a CDS encoding serine/threonine protein kinase: MCPDSGVPAEGFPIDFYRGERIGKYEVVTQLSVGGMAELFLGFTSGPGGFRKYVVIKRVLPDARDNAQFERMFLDEARITAAFNHPNIAQVFDLGREDDGLYLAMEFIAGQNLNQITGACLRRQEQLPLGFTLSVARDVCMALHYAHTYTAPSGAPSPVIHRDVAQKNIMVTYDGVVKLLDFGIAKAKDSLERTNVGTVKGTTGYMSPEQVRGETLDGRSDLFSVGVMMHELITGARLFAGKNERDEMMKILEAPVPWPSHVSPHVPEEVSKVVMRALERSREKRFATGRDMARAIEAAAGKLLLDAHDRAALMQDWFAERMSATRVMLESADGTTNGVMLDSAKRALRSDDGPYLPERKDIPTPSNGVAGMPRKPSRKVPAAQAPRKAAAATDNQSPPEGKSSNVVWGLVLMTILVGGGYGAWHLSKVLNETVDEEDANALRALPRHDPNLPVYPVPGYDAPTPEAPAKALGAAVGGEDAEENRPKEAASARPAKGRGKLTLLVLPEAEVFRGKKRVGRTPMFNVAMPAGEHDLTIVGPDGKKRMLSVPISAGETTQFRLKLAEIPER, translated from the coding sequence ATGTGCCCCGACAGCGGGGTGCCGGCGGAGGGTTTCCCCATCGACTTCTATCGGGGCGAGCGCATCGGGAAGTACGAGGTCGTCACGCAGCTCTCCGTGGGTGGCATGGCGGAGCTGTTCCTGGGCTTCACTTCGGGTCCGGGTGGCTTCCGTAAGTACGTGGTCATCAAACGGGTGCTGCCGGACGCGCGGGACAATGCGCAGTTCGAACGCATGTTCCTGGACGAGGCGCGCATCACCGCGGCCTTCAACCACCCGAACATCGCGCAGGTGTTCGACCTGGGGCGCGAGGATGACGGGCTCTACCTGGCCATGGAGTTCATCGCCGGGCAGAACCTGAACCAGATTACCGGCGCGTGCCTGCGCCGCCAGGAGCAGCTCCCGCTGGGCTTCACGCTGTCGGTGGCGCGCGACGTCTGCATGGCGCTGCACTACGCGCACACCTATACGGCGCCCTCCGGCGCGCCCAGCCCCGTCATCCACCGCGACGTCGCCCAGAAGAACATCATGGTGACGTACGACGGCGTGGTGAAGCTGCTCGACTTCGGCATCGCCAAGGCGAAGGACAGCCTGGAGCGCACCAACGTCGGCACGGTGAAGGGCACCACCGGGTACATGTCCCCGGAGCAGGTGCGGGGCGAGACGCTGGACGGCCGCAGTGACTTGTTCTCCGTCGGGGTGATGATGCACGAGCTCATCACCGGCGCGCGCCTGTTCGCGGGCAAGAACGAGCGCGACGAGATGATGAAGATTTTGGAGGCGCCCGTCCCCTGGCCCTCGCACGTCTCGCCGCACGTGCCCGAAGAGGTGTCCAAGGTGGTGATGCGGGCGCTGGAGCGCAGCCGCGAGAAGCGCTTCGCCACCGGCCGGGACATGGCCCGGGCGATTGAAGCGGCGGCGGGCAAGCTGCTGCTGGACGCGCATGACCGGGCCGCGCTGATGCAGGACTGGTTCGCCGAGCGCATGTCCGCCACGCGCGTCATGCTGGAGTCCGCGGACGGCACCACCAACGGCGTCATGCTGGACTCCGCGAAGCGGGCCCTGCGCAGTGATGACGGGCCCTACCTCCCCGAGCGCAAGGACATCCCGACGCCGTCGAACGGCGTGGCCGGCATGCCGCGCAAGCCCTCGCGCAAGGTGCCCGCGGCGCAAGCACCCCGGAAGGCGGCCGCCGCCACGGACAACCAGTCGCCACCGGAGGGCAAATCCTCCAACGTGGTGTGGGGACTGGTGCTGATGACCATCCTGGTGGGCGGCGGCTATGGCGCCTGGCACCTGTCGAAGGTGCTGAACGAGACGGTGGATGAAGAGGACGCGAACGCGCTGCGCGCCCTCCCCCGCCATGACCCGAACCTGCCCGTCTACCCGGTGCCGGGCTATGACGCTCCCACCCCGGAGGCTCCGGCGAAGGCGTTGGGGGCCGCGGTGGGCGGCGAGGACGCGGAAGAGAACCGTCCCAAGGAGGCGGCGAGCGCTCGCCCGGCGAAGGGTCGAGGCAAGCTGACCTTGCTGGTGCTGCCAGAGGCGGAGGTCTTCCGAGGCAAGAAGCGCGTGGGCCGCACGCCGATGTTCAACGTGGCCATGCCCGCTGGGGAGCACGACCTGACCATCGTGGGCCCGGACGGCAAGAAGCGCATGCTGTCGGTGCCGATCAGCGCCGGGGAGACGACCCAGTTCCGGCTGAAGCTGGCGGAAATCCCCGAGCGCTGA
- a CDS encoding tenascin-X: MAHATQASRYSGIVLALMLGLGAAACRDTPSLSGAEGRLRLSAQRVDFPHAYPGTRREAEVRVVNGGRAPLDVTWTDVTAPFSLEAALPVRVLAGEVPVRLRFAPEAEGTYEVVLTGTASDGGQVRLVLAGEAKPVPACFTPVTCAAATFDLVTERCVESLLPDGTACEPGNACITGATCQAGRCRGEERACDDGNACTTDVCHVLDGCQSVPAPPCPAAGPCQVGTCDPRMGCATAPAPDGTLCGAAQGTCEDADVCLDGACVKRDLPEGFLCEAASPCQASGHCRGGVCARPAAQPLKVDWEHDARTGGEQLQDLLVGPEGDVTLSGFYGTPVLDAAGKGPPVRASHPARRCMLWNDRLLCMDMPMDGTVSLLERGTGAPRWTFTLADARPDFRDRTQTLFLARLAVMAPDRLAALFEAYPTDQRRDTACRMYFLVVLDAFGHMVSARELTDPLLAECNHPHPYGLASDTVGDLYVAFAPTLNTGAPLVSGTPSLLMAFSSDGVPRWRRTEPLRAGELAVVNGLLLLEWGFQALSTRDGTPVGEHLAQHLGRAVATRDVVVPSASGTTVNAGVDSLSSTPAATQLKGFWLPDLEPAWLYSLKEGQRLMTKELRLATWPRGAGLPPETLVLTHAVAADNQRLLVGVRTRDGSEAFQCPLDYAPRTVPQLMELGPDALYVMDGALSCGECDPPFANSQPRFMRFPMPGLLPANAPWPGTFGGPGHGHHENAVH; the protein is encoded by the coding sequence ATGGCGCACGCAACGCAGGCGTCCCGGTACAGCGGCATTGTATTGGCGCTGATGCTGGGGTTGGGAGCGGCGGCTTGTCGGGACACACCGTCCCTGTCGGGGGCGGAGGGGCGGTTGCGGTTGTCGGCGCAGCGCGTGGACTTCCCGCACGCCTACCCGGGCACCCGGCGGGAGGCCGAGGTCCGCGTGGTGAATGGCGGCCGGGCCCCGCTGGACGTCACGTGGACGGACGTGACGGCACCCTTCTCGTTGGAGGCGGCGCTGCCGGTCCGGGTGCTTGCGGGAGAGGTGCCGGTGCGTCTGCGCTTCGCGCCCGAAGCTGAAGGGACCTACGAGGTCGTCCTCACCGGCACCGCGTCGGATGGCGGCCAGGTGCGGTTGGTGCTGGCGGGCGAGGCGAAGCCGGTGCCGGCGTGCTTCACGCCCGTGACGTGCGCGGCGGCCACCTTCGACCTGGTGACGGAGCGGTGCGTGGAGTCCTTGCTGCCGGACGGCACCGCGTGTGAGCCGGGCAATGCCTGCATCACCGGCGCCACCTGCCAAGCGGGACGCTGCCGGGGCGAGGAGCGCGCCTGTGACGACGGCAACGCCTGCACCACGGACGTGTGCCACGTGCTGGACGGGTGCCAGTCCGTGCCGGCGCCGCCCTGTCCCGCGGCCGGGCCGTGTCAGGTGGGGACGTGTGACCCGCGGATGGGATGCGCCACGGCCCCCGCGCCGGACGGCACCCTCTGCGGCGCGGCCCAAGGCACCTGCGAGGACGCGGACGTGTGCCTGGATGGGGCCTGCGTGAAGCGCGACCTGCCAGAGGGCTTCCTGTGTGAAGCGGCCAGTCCGTGCCAGGCGTCGGGGCACTGCCGCGGCGGCGTGTGCGCTCGGCCCGCGGCGCAACCCCTGAAGGTGGATTGGGAGCACGACGCCCGGACGGGAGGAGAGCAACTGCAGGACCTGCTGGTGGGGCCGGAAGGGGACGTGACGCTGTCGGGCTTCTACGGCACGCCCGTGCTGGACGCGGCGGGCAAGGGGCCTCCGGTGCGGGCCTCCCACCCGGCGCGCCGCTGCATGCTGTGGAACGACCGGCTCCTGTGCATGGACATGCCGATGGACGGGACGGTGTCGCTGCTGGAGCGCGGCACGGGGGCGCCGCGGTGGACCTTCACCCTGGCCGACGCACGGCCGGACTTCCGCGACAGGACGCAGACACTCTTCCTGGCGCGGCTGGCGGTGATGGCGCCGGACCGGCTGGCGGCCCTCTTCGAGGCCTACCCCACGGACCAGCGGCGCGACACGGCGTGCCGCATGTACTTCCTGGTGGTGCTGGATGCCTTCGGCCACATGGTGTCCGCGCGCGAGCTGACGGACCCACTGCTCGCCGAGTGCAACCACCCGCACCCGTATGGCCTCGCCTCGGACACGGTGGGGGACCTCTACGTCGCCTTCGCGCCCACGCTGAACACGGGCGCGCCGCTGGTGTCGGGGACGCCCTCGTTGCTGATGGCCTTCTCCTCGGACGGGGTGCCGCGCTGGCGGAGGACGGAGCCTCTGCGCGCGGGCGAGCTCGCGGTGGTGAACGGGCTGCTGCTGCTCGAATGGGGCTTCCAGGCGTTGAGCACCCGGGACGGGACACCGGTGGGGGAGCACCTGGCCCAGCACCTTGGCCGCGCGGTGGCCACCCGGGACGTGGTGGTGCCCAGCGCGTCGGGCACGACGGTGAACGCGGGTGTGGACAGCCTGAGCTCCACGCCGGCCGCGACGCAGCTGAAGGGCTTCTGGCTCCCGGACCTGGAGCCGGCGTGGCTGTACTCGCTGAAGGAAGGCCAGCGCCTGATGACCAAGGAGCTCCGGCTGGCCACCTGGCCCAGGGGTGCGGGACTTCCCCCCGAGACGCTGGTGCTGACGCACGCGGTGGCGGCCGACAACCAGCGGTTGCTGGTGGGCGTGCGCACGCGAGATGGAAGCGAGGCCTTCCAGTGTCCGCTCGACTACGCGCCGCGCACGGTGCCGCAGTTGATGGAGTTGGGGCCTGACGCCCTCTACGTGATGGATGGGGCCCTCAGTTGTGGCGAGTGCGATCCGCCCTTCGCCAACAGCCAGCCGCGCTTCATGCGCTTCCCCATGCCGGGGTTGCTGCCCGCGAACGCGCCCTGGCCCGGGACCTTCGGAGGACCGGGGCACGGGCACCATGAGAACGCGGTGCACTGA
- a CDS encoding DUF429 domain-containing protein, which yields MRFLGWDLTDPYARIPRPVDVAEVDARGQVRFSELRWPVPSKALGFTPELLRASFPLNPEDVLVIDGPQALARLGASVREAERCLRAPGRTPDVLPEPGRPFAGFVRGGVQLFAALHARGGHPLLDVDTDSLEEARLFEAFPGATWRALSVEKLGKKASHVGRTRRQAVLEAQGLRFPPGLLPTHDQLDAALCAWLGWLTRKAPARVTAVGAPLTVDAQGWLREGRILDVRSSDTPTSSPQ from the coding sequence ATGCGCTTCCTGGGCTGGGATTTGACGGACCCATACGCACGCATCCCCCGGCCGGTGGACGTGGCGGAGGTGGATGCCCGGGGGCAGGTGCGCTTCTCCGAGCTCCGGTGGCCCGTCCCCTCGAAAGCGCTCGGTTTCACCCCCGAGCTGCTGCGCGCGTCATTTCCTTTGAACCCGGAGGATGTGCTCGTCATCGATGGACCCCAGGCGCTGGCCCGGCTGGGAGCCTCCGTGCGCGAAGCGGAGCGATGCCTGCGCGCGCCGGGACGTACGCCCGACGTACTGCCCGAGCCTGGACGTCCCTTCGCCGGCTTCGTCCGGGGCGGGGTGCAGTTGTTCGCGGCGCTGCATGCGCGGGGTGGGCATCCCCTGTTGGACGTGGACACGGACTCGCTGGAGGAGGCCCGCCTCTTCGAGGCCTTCCCCGGCGCGACGTGGCGCGCGCTGTCTGTGGAGAAGTTGGGGAAGAAGGCGTCTCACGTGGGACGGACGCGAAGACAGGCGGTGCTGGAGGCGCAGGGCCTGCGCTTCCCACCGGGCCTGCTTCCCACCCATGACCAGTTGGACGCGGCGCTGTGCGCGTGGCTCGGGTGGCTCACGCGCAAGGCCCCCGCGCGCGTCACCGCCGTGGGCGCACCGCTCACCGTGGATGCCCAGGGCTGGCTGCGCGAGGGCCGCATCCTCGACGTGCGGTCTTCCGATACGCCCACAAGTTCTCCACAGTGA
- a CDS encoding head GIN domain-containing protein, whose translation MSPVRVSIVAAFLVFGACAHAQEPQAGASASAQQRGDVREVPDFDEVSVSHGIRAEVKVGPKSVRLEGPAELVSRIEMDVHDGTLRTRVDKKLFSGFKGGSVRLYVSSPRVEGIHASGGSHVDADATRTDEFDVDASGGAIVNVRGVDARQVEAEASGGSKVTLAGRATDFDVEASGGSVVRALDVKGVKTLDAEASGGSRVEVDASDRVSGEASGGSVLQLVSRPSQSDVRASGGSRVVYKD comes from the coding sequence ATGTCCCCCGTCCGCGTCTCAATCGTCGCCGCCTTCCTCGTCTTCGGTGCCTGTGCCCATGCCCAGGAGCCTCAAGCCGGTGCGTCCGCTTCCGCACAACAGCGAGGCGACGTCCGAGAGGTGCCCGACTTCGACGAGGTATCGGTGAGCCACGGCATCCGGGCCGAAGTGAAGGTGGGCCCAAAGTCCGTGCGCCTGGAGGGACCGGCCGAACTCGTGTCCCGAATCGAAATGGATGTGCATGACGGGACGCTGCGCACCCGCGTGGACAAGAAGCTCTTCAGCGGATTCAAGGGCGGCAGCGTCCGCCTGTACGTCTCCAGCCCGCGCGTCGAAGGCATCCACGCCAGCGGCGGCAGCCACGTGGACGCGGACGCCACGCGCACGGACGAGTTCGACGTCGACGCCAGCGGCGGCGCCATCGTCAACGTGCGCGGCGTGGATGCACGCCAGGTGGAGGCCGAGGCCAGTGGTGGCTCGAAGGTGACGCTGGCGGGACGGGCAACGGACTTCGACGTCGAGGCCAGCGGGGGCTCCGTCGTGCGGGCCCTGGACGTGAAGGGCGTCAAGACGCTGGACGCGGAAGCGAGCGGCGGCTCGCGCGTGGAGGTGGATGCGTCCGACCGCGTCAGCGGCGAGGCCTCCGGGGGCAGCGTCCTCCAGCTCGTGTCCCGCCCGAGCCAGAGCGACGTGCGCGCCAGCGGAGGCTCCCGGGTTGTCTACAAGGACTGA
- a CDS encoding serine/threonine-protein kinase — MSGNTLPLAPEARSLGKYEVLCRLSTGGMAEIFLASQRGLAGFHKLVVLKQILPDIRGEEEFVRMFLDEAKVTAAFNHPHIAQVYDLDIADGELFLSMEFVPGATLVEVARACRQANTPIPMGYSLMAVRDTAVALHYAHTFTDPLGRPSPVIHRDVAEKNIMVTYEGVTKLLDFGIAKSLARASRTAVGMVKGTSGYMSPEQIMGEPLDARSDLFSLGVVLHECLTGMRLFYAKQAEAMMNAVLRCEVTPPSRTNKHVPPELDAIVMRALSKRREDRYASTLEFARAIERAVGPLIWHPEQSSELMLRLFSDRREQTRQLLMSGQNDTGDTTGVVNLAKVMAMGVEPSELPTGGVTLPPSPRASGAPRNAAPPPAPRRPTTGAPAASPDAGTVRKAVLQAPPGKRLASRASPADTHPPPPPPAEAMTLPPSGGQHVRTQPGMPVHPPEHTVRTQLPGTSRDAGASASAPGEAPARQGSRASAADAQTTDREQTQVRGVRSPEPPAPPAPEESRARPIRTPDTVPAADDAHRVRASRTAEPTPAGDDAPRARSSRAHEPAPTSDDAPRARSSRTPEPSPSVDEPPRADARSRSSRTQDGLRTVAPSEAPAPRAATEDASRTRASRAQDGLRASVPTPPPAERDLQTAMIRMPVLPPERGGDTVPVTPSPRRPIPPRRRQGGALTEPTTQPVRFHDMPVEEDEEESTVQSQGGATTGPRRARAPQFQPQAEPQPRRSRAWMAITAVVGVLALGVAVVMLGLDGGVVSSRLKPLLGQGAPPPPQQTAGTRPPVNADKDLAAGTATPVAPPVNDGPKDTGDSALAIADVDPATLTDQVPLPEESAPSDSATEDDAPLKEPRTFKRVRNGTQRSKAVTTAPRKAPATPPASESVPAGEPGFLTLVTEPKAQVFLGGQDLGKTPLFKVKLPAGQHTLKLVDATAKAHQVPVDIKPGETTSVRGPLSLLSDP; from the coding sequence ATGAGTGGGAACACGCTGCCGCTCGCGCCGGAAGCGCGCTCGCTGGGCAAGTACGAGGTGCTCTGCCGCCTGTCGACGGGCGGGATGGCGGAGATTTTCCTCGCGTCCCAGCGTGGCCTGGCGGGTTTCCACAAGCTGGTGGTGCTGAAGCAAATCCTCCCCGACATCCGCGGCGAGGAGGAGTTCGTCCGGATGTTCCTGGACGAGGCCAAGGTGACGGCCGCGTTCAACCACCCGCACATCGCCCAGGTGTACGACCTGGACATCGCGGACGGAGAGCTCTTCCTCTCCATGGAGTTCGTCCCGGGCGCCACGCTGGTGGAGGTGGCCCGCGCGTGCCGGCAGGCCAACACCCCCATCCCCATGGGCTACAGCCTGATGGCGGTGCGCGATACCGCCGTGGCGCTGCACTACGCACACACCTTCACGGATCCGCTGGGCCGCCCCTCTCCCGTCATCCACCGGGACGTGGCGGAGAAGAACATCATGGTGACGTACGAGGGCGTCACCAAGCTGCTCGACTTCGGCATCGCCAAGAGCCTGGCCCGCGCCAGCCGCACCGCCGTGGGCATGGTGAAGGGCACCAGCGGGTACATGTCGCCCGAGCAGATCATGGGCGAGCCGCTGGATGCGCGCAGCGACCTGTTCAGCCTCGGCGTGGTGCTGCACGAGTGCCTCACCGGCATGCGGCTGTTCTACGCCAAGCAGGCCGAGGCGATGATGAACGCGGTGCTGCGCTGCGAGGTGACGCCGCCCTCGCGCACCAACAAGCACGTGCCGCCGGAGCTGGACGCCATCGTCATGCGCGCGCTGTCCAAGCGCCGCGAGGACCGGTACGCCTCCACGCTGGAGTTCGCCCGCGCCATCGAGCGCGCCGTGGGACCGCTCATCTGGCACCCCGAGCAGAGCAGCGAGCTGATGCTCCGCCTCTTCTCCGACCGGCGTGAGCAGACGCGGCAGCTCCTGATGAGCGGGCAGAACGACACGGGGGACACCACCGGCGTGGTGAACCTGGCCAAGGTGATGGCCATGGGGGTTGAGCCGTCCGAGCTGCCCACCGGTGGCGTCACCTTGCCGCCGTCGCCTCGGGCTTCGGGAGCGCCTCGGAACGCCGCGCCGCCCCCCGCGCCCCGGCGTCCCACCACGGGCGCTCCCGCCGCTTCCCCTGATGCCGGCACCGTTCGCAAGGCCGTGCTTCAGGCGCCTCCGGGCAAGCGGCTGGCCTCGCGCGCGTCCCCCGCTGACACACACCCTCCGCCGCCTCCTCCCGCCGAGGCGATGACGCTCCCTCCGTCCGGGGGGCAGCACGTGCGCACCCAGCCGGGGATGCCGGTCCACCCTCCGGAGCACACGGTCCGCACGCAGCTGCCGGGCACCAGCCGGGACGCGGGCGCCTCTGCGTCCGCGCCAGGTGAGGCCCCCGCACGTCAGGGCTCGCGGGCCTCAGCGGCTGATGCCCAGACCACCGATCGGGAACAGACCCAGGTCCGCGGGGTGCGTTCCCCGGAGCCACCCGCTCCGCCAGCGCCCGAGGAATCTCGCGCCCGACCGATTCGCACGCCGGATACGGTCCCTGCCGCGGATGATGCGCATCGGGTACGCGCATCTCGCACGGCTGAGCCGACGCCTGCTGGCGATGACGCGCCTCGGGCACGTTCATCCCGCGCACATGAGCCGGCTCCCACCTCGGATGACGCTCCACGGGCCCGTTCATCTCGCACGCCCGAGCCTTCCCCGTCCGTGGATGAGCCCCCGCGTGCCGATGCACGGTCCCGCTCGTCCCGGACGCAGGACGGCCTGCGCACGGTGGCCCCATCCGAGGCGCCCGCGCCTCGCGCCGCGACGGAAGATGCATCCCGCACCCGCGCTTCCCGCGCCCAGGACGGCCTGCGCGCCTCCGTGCCCACGCCGCCCCCCGCCGAGCGCGACCTGCAGACGGCGATGATTCGCATGCCGGTACTGCCCCCCGAGCGTGGCGGGGACACGGTTCCGGTGACGCCCTCGCCGCGCCGCCCCATTCCTCCCCGCCGCAGGCAGGGTGGCGCTTTGACCGAGCCCACCACCCAGCCCGTCCGCTTCCACGACATGCCCGTGGAGGAGGACGAAGAAGAATCCACGGTGCAAAGCCAGGGGGGCGCCACAACAGGCCCCAGGCGCGCGCGGGCCCCCCAGTTCCAGCCACAAGCCGAACCACAACCTCGGCGAAGCCGGGCCTGGATGGCCATCACGGCGGTGGTGGGCGTGCTGGCGCTGGGCGTCGCGGTGGTGATGCTGGGGCTGGACGGTGGCGTCGTGTCCTCCCGGCTGAAGCCCCTGCTCGGCCAGGGTGCCCCACCGCCCCCCCAGCAAACCGCCGGGACACGCCCCCCGGTGAACGCGGACAAGGACCTGGCGGCGGGGACGGCGACTCCCGTGGCTCCACCGGTGAACGATGGGCCGAAGGACACGGGTGATTCAGCCCTGGCCATCGCGGATGTGGACCCCGCCACCCTGACGGATCAGGTCCCCCTGCCGGAGGAGAGTGCCCCCTCGGACTCCGCCACCGAGGACGACGCCCCGCTCAAGGAGCCCCGGACCTTCAAGCGCGTCCGCAATGGGACGCAGCGGAGCAAGGCAGTCACCACGGCACCCCGCAAGGCACCGGCCACGCCGCCCGCCTCGGAGAGCGTACCGGCGGGCGAGCCCGGCTTCCTCACCCTGGTCACCGAGCCCAAGGCCCAGGTGTTCCTTGGCGGCCAGGACCTGGGCAAGACGCCGCTCTTCAAGGTGAAGCTGCCCGCGGGCCAGCACACCCTGAAGCTGGTGGATGCCACCGCCAAGGCGCATCAGGTCCCCGTGGACATCAAGCCCGGGGAGACGACCTCCGTCCGCGGCCCGTTGAGCCTGCTTTCGGACCCCTGA
- a CDS encoding ribonuclease R family protein, whose protein sequence is MDTSDSPRTVTGRLDVHPRGFGFLTVQTPGSPEVLSAFVPPPDLNPYFAGDVVTATVTAGADGRWSASQLSLVERPRTQVYGEVVLRKGAPLLRVDREVANADWVLDPAGTQVQAGDAVVARIDEGKVVLLYRVEAGEDRSLERVIARHGLRKDFSTEVVEEARGARAVPHEVGARRDLRDVPTVTVDAPSTRDIDDAISVLPAGPDGALRLLVSIADVGEYVKQGTALDAEARERATSVYLAGRVLPMLPEALSSHWLSLVQGEERLCLTVELRIDPQGRVTAADVYESVIRSWARLNYDEVGAYLDRGEVSAPMEPVREVMPWFRLAAARLAVARAARGGMEFARDEARFTFDQATGELSGLVSEKPTSAHAMIERFMVAANEAIAGWLLARGLPGVYRVHEQPDPLRVADLNAFAETSGFAAGFGRELTPLALAAFDRQIAGAVAEPALRSVLRRSLGPSRYTVKPGPHFGLAAPLYLHFTSPIRRYADLAVHRTLKGYLRGRRDFVDEDPGVEALAVHINAKARASTRAENDRHRELEARWMAGHVGKQFQARVTRVRPFGLVVQLDGMLVEGVVPTDALSGGPFRPDARELSLVGKERTFTVGMPVTVKVASTDEQLGRIELSLAE, encoded by the coding sequence ATGGATACTTCTGATTCGCCCCGCACCGTCACCGGCCGTCTCGACGTCCACCCTCGCGGCTTCGGCTTCCTCACCGTGCAGACGCCCGGCTCGCCCGAGGTGCTGTCCGCCTTCGTCCCTCCGCCCGACCTCAATCCGTACTTCGCCGGGGACGTCGTCACGGCCACGGTGACGGCGGGCGCGGATGGGCGCTGGTCAGCCAGCCAGCTGTCGTTGGTGGAGCGGCCTCGCACGCAGGTCTACGGCGAGGTGGTGCTGCGCAAGGGCGCGCCCCTGCTCCGCGTGGACCGCGAGGTGGCCAACGCGGACTGGGTGCTCGACCCCGCGGGGACGCAGGTGCAGGCCGGTGATGCGGTGGTCGCGCGCATCGACGAAGGCAAGGTGGTGCTGCTCTACCGGGTGGAAGCAGGGGAGGACCGCTCCCTGGAGCGCGTCATCGCCCGGCACGGGCTGCGCAAGGACTTCTCCACGGAAGTCGTCGAGGAAGCGCGGGGCGCGCGCGCGGTGCCGCATGAGGTGGGCGCGCGGCGGGACCTGCGGGACGTGCCCACGGTGACGGTGGATGCGCCGTCCACGCGGGACATCGATGACGCGATTTCGGTGCTGCCGGCGGGGCCGGACGGGGCGCTGCGACTCCTGGTGTCCATCGCGGACGTGGGTGAGTACGTGAAGCAGGGCACGGCGCTGGACGCCGAGGCACGCGAGCGGGCCACCAGCGTGTACCTGGCGGGGCGCGTACTGCCGATGTTGCCGGAAGCGTTGTCTTCGCACTGGCTGAGCCTGGTGCAGGGCGAGGAGCGGCTGTGCCTCACGGTGGAGCTGCGCATCGACCCGCAGGGCCGGGTGACGGCGGCGGACGTGTACGAGAGTGTCATCCGCTCGTGGGCGCGGCTGAACTACGACGAGGTGGGCGCCTACCTGGACCGGGGTGAGGTGTCGGCGCCCATGGAGCCGGTGCGCGAGGTGATGCCGTGGTTCCGGCTGGCGGCGGCGCGGCTGGCGGTGGCGCGGGCCGCGCGAGGCGGCATGGAGTTCGCGCGGGACGAGGCACGCTTCACCTTCGACCAGGCGACGGGCGAGCTGTCCGGGCTGGTGAGTGAGAAGCCGACGTCGGCGCACGCGATGATTGAGCGCTTCATGGTGGCGGCGAACGAGGCCATCGCCGGGTGGCTGCTGGCGCGCGGCCTGCCCGGGGTGTACCGCGTGCATGAGCAGCCGGACCCGTTGCGGGTGGCGGACCTGAATGCCTTCGCGGAGACGTCCGGCTTCGCGGCGGGTTTCGGACGGGAGCTGACGCCGCTCGCGCTGGCGGCGTTCGACCGGCAGATTGCGGGCGCGGTGGCGGAGCCGGCGCTGCGTTCGGTGCTGCGGCGCTCACTGGGCCCGTCGCGCTACACGGTGAAGCCGGGGCCGCACTTCGGTCTGGCGGCGCCGCTGTACCTGCACTTCACGTCACCGATTCGCCGGTACGCGGACCTGGCGGTGCACCGGACGTTGAAGGGGTACCTGCGCGGGCGCCGGGACTTCGTGGATGAAGACCCGGGGGTGGAGGCGCTCGCGGTGCACATCAACGCGAAGGCGCGCGCGTCGACGCGCGCGGAGAACGACCGGCACCGCGAGTTGGAAGCGCGGTGGATGGCGGGGCACGTGGGCAAGCAGTTCCAGGCGCGTGTGACGCGGGTGCGGCCCTTCGGCCTGGTGGTGCAACTGGACGGCATGCTGGTGGAAGGCGTGGTGCCCACGGACGCACTGTCCGGAGGTCCCTTCCGGCCGGATGCGCGCGAGCTGTCCCTGGTGGGCAAGGAGCGGACCTTCACCGTGGGCATGCCGGTGACGGTGAAGGTGGCGTCCACCGACGAGCAGCTCGGCCGCATCGAGCTGTCACTGGCCGAGTAA
- a CDS encoding YkgJ family cysteine cluster protein: MPLNTLCLRCGMCCDGTLFTHVSLQPEEALALQRRRLPVGSRTDGSPALMQHCSALDGRTCTVYADRPASCRRYHCQLFSALVEKEVSLDEALAVVDEAHARVAAVARTLAPASEEAPRSVLQRARRANLLEHGGPLSATDLATYEHAEAYLDTHFRGRFGRQG; this comes from the coding sequence ATGCCGCTCAACACCCTCTGCCTTCGTTGCGGCATGTGCTGTGACGGAACGCTTTTCACGCACGTGTCGCTCCAGCCGGAGGAAGCCCTGGCGCTCCAGCGGCGGAGACTGCCCGTGGGCTCACGCACGGATGGAAGTCCCGCCTTGATGCAACACTGCTCGGCCCTGGATGGGCGCACGTGCACCGTCTACGCGGACCGCCCGGCGAGCTGCAGGCGTTATCACTGTCAGCTGTTCTCCGCGCTGGTTGAGAAGGAAGTCTCGCTGGACGAAGCGCTCGCGGTGGTGGACGAGGCCCATGCGCGAGTGGCCGCCGTGGCGCGCACGCTGGCGCCTGCTTCGGAAGAGGCGCCGCGCTCGGTGCTGCAACGCGCCCGGCGCGCGAACCTGCTCGAGCACGGCGGCCCGCTGTCCGCGACGGACCTGGCCACCTACGAGCATGCGGAGGCCTATCTGGATACACACTTCCGGGGGCGCTTCGGACGGCAGGGTTGA